Proteins encoded in a region of the Salmo trutta chromosome 34, fSalTru1.1, whole genome shotgun sequence genome:
- the LOC115173558 gene encoding CD5 antigen-like, with protein MMYQFFPLFSPLFPQQAYSLVEPHVETDMIPAFLLMILYWSTVEGQFRVVNGTSSCAGRAEVFLLGHWRSVCGNYWSMQDANIVCRKMGCGNVVAALGIPHFGEGIEGYQIGFIGCSPLDSTLEKCNFAFTSGDGCRNYANVICSESVRFVDGAGLCSGRVEVKSNQSWVSMCEADFDWQDAEVVCRELGCGAPSVLQGGLYGEAKGPIWPKGFLCKGNQSLLLDCDTSVRKNNTCLPGNAVGLTCSEPADVRLVGGGSRCAGRVEWDKLGEGNMSAVGYYWKLKAVADVVCRQLGCRSTVSTLLGNRTEGFEVHCDGPEDALRECSKASRPTLVTPLTVICSDLLLKPNISLTISMAVFSRGHQGTLEVFRGHSFTITCSTQPQYPGGSFLLTYPDSNITQTQPAVNHSATFFFLTADDSYQGNYSCVYEIYVFSHNFSSESDLLSLTVTASPLTAFIIRLVVVLLTSVTANTAICLYFKTTRRRVEGVNLEMVSLRTRAEAGPGESSPDDRLG; from the exons ATGATGTACCAGTTTTTTCCACTCTTTAGTCCACTCTTCCCACAGCAGGCTTACAGTTTAGTGGAGCCCCATGTTGAAACAGACATGATACCTGCATTTTTACTGATGATCCTGTACTGGAGCACAG TTGAAGGTCAATTCAGAGTGGTGAATGGGACCAGCTCCTGTGCTGGAAGAGCAGAGGTGTTTTTATTAGGACACTGGAGGTCTGTATGTGGCAATTATTGGTCCATGCAAGATGCTAATATTGTGTGTAGAAAGATGGGCTGTGGGAATGTTGTAGCTGCACTTGGCATACCTCATTTTGGAGAGGGAATTGAAGGATACCAAATAGGATTTATTGGTTGCTCACCACTGGATTCTACtcttgagaagtgtaacttcGCCTTTACTTCAGGTGATGGTTGTCGTAATTATGCTAATGTAATCTGTTCAG AGTCTGTGAGGTTTGTGGATGGAGCTGGTTTGTGCTCTGGAAGAGTGGAGGTGAAGTCCAATCAGTCCTGGGTCTCAATGTGTGAAGCTGACTTTGACTGGCAGGATGCAGAAGTAGTCTGTCGGGAGCTTGGCTGTGGGGCTCCTTCAGTTCTGCAGGGGGGGCTCTATGGAGAAGCTAAGGGTCCAATCTGGCCTAAAGGATTCCTGTGTAAAGGCAACCAGTCTCTTCTTCTGGACTGTGACACCTCAGTGAGAAAAAACAACACCTGCTTACCTGGTAATGCTGTTGGACTCACCTGCTCAG AACCTGCTGATGTGAGGCTAGTGGGAGGAGGCAGTCGCTGTGctggtagagtggagtgggacaAACTGGGAGAGGGGAATATGTCGGCTGTGGGATATTACTGGAAATTGAAGGCTGTCGCTGATGTAGTTTGTAGACAGCTGGGCTGTCGTTCCACTGTTTCAACACTGCTTGGAAACCGCACTGAAGGGTTTGAAGTTCACTGTGATGGACCTGAAGATGCGCTTAGGGAGTGTAGCAAAGCCTCAAGGCCGACTTTGGTGACTCCATTAACGGTGATCTGCTCAG ATCTCCTGCTTAAGCCTAATATCTCCCTGACCATCTCAATGGCAGTGTTCTCCAGGGGCCACCAGGGGACTCTAGAGGTGTTCAGGGGCCACAGCTTCACTATCACCTGCTCCACTCAGCCACAGTACCCAGGAGGCTCCTTCCTCCTCACATACCCTGACTCCAACATAACCCAGACTCAGCCAGCTGTCAATCACTCTGCTACCTTCTTCTTTCTCACTGCAGATGACTCCTACCAAGGGAACTACAGCTGTGTTTATGAGATTTATGTTTTTTCTCATAACTTCTCCTCCGAGAGTGatctcctctccctcactgtcaCAG CCTCTCCTCTGACAGCTTTCATCATCAGACTGGTTGTAGTGCTTCTGACATCAGTGACAGCCAACACCGCCATCTGTCTGTATTTCAAG ACCACCAGGAGGCGAGTGGAAGGGGTGAATTTGGAGATGGTTTCTCTGAGGACCAGAGCTGAAGCCGGACCTGGAGAGAGCAGCCCAGATGACAGACTAGGGTGA